From Actinoplanes oblitus, a single genomic window includes:
- a CDS encoding TRAFAC clade GTPase domain-containing protein: MSSPMGRKRPHQYYTYITTQDDPNYWWIAGWILAFPFVVVINAVWQAGTAAVAYTSGVTAGLGFGANPEPLPARRPVEGLGEPAYTQYLFGQAWRDVTHTVAVALRNQQDAIKVEFGRVAKLHFHTPQDESAAGRRNVIKGMALVAGGALGFLVADLLVVVTLLAQAALMGLLWVGGIVVIYTLRGADSALLLIRGIRITCPHCYCHVPYPGYRCSECPALHRDIRPGRFGMLHRICRCGMRLPTLLMLGSHRLQAVCPSCDQDLEESAGHAPEVVLPVFGATVAGKTQLLAAVTLAAEAVLSRSGGTVEASDEYARAWYRQVHDIRKRGTRVTKTPVTPQPGIALTLRTASATRHLKMFDAAGERFRSTNRVQELAYLRRREDRPVIVFVVDPLSIPKLWESLGEEQRRALEPMRAATSPMSVFEGTVPALHGMRAETEKARVAVVVTKADLIEEQIKAARVGANDSIRDWLAGPLEQGNLVRAIGHEFHSARYFLTDARLDQPAVSPSVETFVKWLLAERKVRL, from the coding sequence ATGTCCTCGCCGATGGGCCGCAAACGGCCGCATCAGTACTACACCTACATCACCACGCAGGACGACCCGAACTACTGGTGGATCGCCGGCTGGATCCTGGCCTTCCCGTTCGTGGTGGTCATCAACGCGGTGTGGCAGGCCGGGACGGCAGCCGTCGCCTACACCTCCGGAGTCACCGCCGGCCTGGGCTTCGGCGCGAACCCCGAGCCGCTGCCGGCCCGCCGCCCGGTCGAGGGACTCGGCGAGCCGGCGTACACGCAGTACCTGTTCGGGCAGGCCTGGCGCGACGTGACACACACGGTCGCGGTCGCCCTGCGCAACCAGCAGGACGCGATCAAGGTGGAGTTCGGTCGCGTGGCCAAACTGCATTTCCACACCCCGCAGGACGAGAGCGCGGCCGGCCGCCGCAACGTGATCAAGGGGATGGCGCTGGTCGCCGGCGGGGCACTCGGGTTCCTCGTCGCCGACCTGCTCGTGGTGGTGACTCTCCTGGCCCAGGCGGCGCTGATGGGCCTGCTGTGGGTGGGCGGCATCGTGGTCATCTACACGCTGCGCGGCGCCGACTCGGCGCTGCTGCTGATCCGCGGCATCCGGATCACCTGCCCGCATTGCTACTGCCACGTGCCGTACCCGGGCTACCGGTGCTCGGAATGTCCGGCCCTGCATCGCGACATCCGCCCCGGACGGTTCGGCATGCTGCACCGGATCTGCCGGTGCGGCATGCGGCTGCCGACCCTGCTGATGCTCGGCAGCCACCGGCTCCAGGCCGTCTGCCCGTCGTGCGATCAGGACCTGGAGGAGTCGGCGGGCCACGCGCCGGAGGTGGTCCTGCCGGTATTCGGGGCGACCGTGGCCGGCAAGACCCAGTTGCTGGCGGCGGTGACGCTCGCCGCCGAAGCCGTGCTGTCCCGTTCCGGCGGCACGGTGGAGGCGTCCGACGAGTACGCCCGTGCCTGGTACCGGCAGGTCCACGACATCCGCAAGCGCGGGACCAGGGTGACCAAGACCCCGGTGACGCCGCAACCGGGGATCGCCTTGACGCTGAGAACGGCGTCGGCGACCCGGCACCTCAAGATGTTCGACGCGGCCGGCGAGCGGTTCCGGAGCACGAACCGGGTCCAGGAGTTGGCCTACCTGCGCCGGCGGGAGGACCGGCCGGTGATCGTGTTCGTCGTCGACCCCCTGTCGATACCGAAGCTGTGGGAGTCCCTCGGCGAGGAGCAGCGTCGTGCACTGGAGCCGATGCGGGCGGCCACCTCACCGATGTCGGTCTTCGAGGGCACCGTGCCGGCGCTGCACGGCATGCGCGCCGAGACGGAGAAGGCCCGCGTCGCCGTGGTGGTGACCAAGGCGGACCTCATCGAGGAGCAGATCAAGGCGGCGCGGGTCGGAGCCAACGACTCCATCCGCGACTGGCTGGCCGGCCCGCTGGAACAGGGCAACCTGGTGCGCGCGATCGGCCACGAGTTCCACAGCGCCCGCTACTTCCTCACCGACGCGCGCCTGGACCAGCCCGCGGTGTCGCCGAGCGTCGAGACGTTCGTGAAATGGCTGCTCGCCGAACGGAAGGTGCGGCTGTGA
- a CDS encoding GTPase-associated protein 1-related protein: MAFGQLYYTSCLTGLAGAPGFQYNAVSPGVTAEVMRDAEALTTYRPPRGITLLSDAEAVRSAPRNLCFRPGPPALIANVVYTGVDYSRRPGNFFAHTLVTGDLRADLGGLLPIDLWRAPCWTATPAGTTRLAALPAPPAAGPLDDDALHRFLAGRSGRQRLLPALIAAAADAVHHEQRKLVIVAPDSDDVAGWLGLLSRLLPPATAYRMSFATYQQDVRYSTVHVVGTSSDEVVGSDVSAHHVFDSDEERMSDVPVPRLAVLLGELGIVSARRAWGQAEQLATGAEESLDDWLPVFAAALLAYSPEASAATGFGDEVAPWLAEHAARLDPRPVERIADRVLAALAATAGDDAVTSLGFLARAADQADLPGLLERVESAIVEGFLARVRDAAASPAAPAVPIRTASARRYAETALAASLPGLPAPAALAALRWAGSAGIRLPGEVLFRAGRQIGPALLTAGDDPAVDQVLSTAPRVRAGVVAYLDEVGLAELDRMVTAFGAGLADRLRPELDDSGPAVQQALAVVAVRTGRLDPVAALRSAGAGIDERLLAMLLPTGPWPAGLALRILSVLGDRALVPPVLDELEQTVLAWPATAELTDYADLCLRLSGTRVSRPAELRIGLVADADEWPGRLRGARGAQRAAVRADLREWFGRLNEAERELADALLLIKVGDRSVVARAELIIVRPALRRAYCAGLAESLRKDRGDLAAAATALRTLDQLARLRPSPQVGDASIELDRVLRRTLGRWDARQQQRLVQMLAANGKSEPSGFARHWFQQAPPRLLDRLLRRRPQAPDPSGSRRRSF, from the coding sequence ATGGCGTTCGGGCAGCTGTACTACACCTCGTGCCTGACCGGGTTGGCCGGGGCACCCGGCTTCCAGTACAACGCGGTCAGTCCCGGTGTCACCGCGGAGGTGATGCGCGACGCCGAGGCGCTGACCACGTACCGGCCGCCGCGGGGGATCACCCTGCTGTCCGACGCGGAGGCGGTCCGGAGCGCACCCCGCAACCTCTGCTTCCGGCCGGGACCGCCGGCGCTGATCGCCAACGTGGTCTACACCGGCGTGGACTACTCGCGGCGCCCCGGCAACTTCTTCGCGCACACCCTGGTCACCGGCGACCTCCGGGCCGACCTCGGCGGGTTGCTGCCGATCGACCTGTGGCGCGCGCCGTGCTGGACGGCCACCCCGGCCGGCACCACGCGGCTCGCCGCGTTGCCGGCGCCACCGGCGGCCGGCCCGCTCGACGACGACGCCCTGCACCGGTTCCTCGCCGGCCGCTCCGGGCGCCAACGCCTGCTGCCCGCGCTGATCGCCGCGGCCGCCGACGCGGTGCACCACGAGCAGCGCAAACTGGTGATCGTCGCACCGGACTCCGACGACGTGGCCGGCTGGCTCGGGCTGCTCAGCCGCCTGCTGCCGCCGGCCACGGCGTACCGGATGTCGTTCGCGACCTACCAGCAGGACGTCCGGTACAGCACGGTCCACGTCGTGGGCACCTCCAGCGACGAGGTGGTGGGCTCCGACGTCTCGGCACACCACGTCTTCGACAGCGACGAGGAACGGATGAGCGACGTCCCGGTCCCGCGGCTCGCCGTGCTGCTCGGCGAGCTCGGCATCGTCTCCGCGCGGCGGGCCTGGGGCCAGGCCGAGCAGTTGGCCACCGGCGCCGAGGAGTCCCTCGACGACTGGCTGCCGGTGTTCGCGGCGGCGCTGCTGGCGTACTCGCCGGAGGCCTCCGCCGCGACCGGGTTCGGTGACGAGGTCGCGCCCTGGCTCGCCGAGCACGCCGCTCGCCTCGACCCCCGGCCGGTCGAACGGATCGCCGACCGGGTGCTGGCCGCATTGGCCGCCACCGCCGGCGACGACGCCGTGACCAGCCTCGGATTCCTGGCCCGCGCCGCTGACCAAGCCGACCTGCCGGGACTGCTGGAGCGCGTGGAGTCAGCCATCGTCGAGGGATTCCTCGCGCGGGTCCGGGACGCCGCGGCCTCGCCCGCGGCGCCGGCCGTCCCGATCCGGACCGCATCGGCTCGCCGGTATGCGGAGACGGCGCTCGCCGCGTCGCTGCCGGGCCTCCCGGCGCCCGCGGCGCTCGCCGCACTGCGATGGGCCGGCTCCGCCGGCATCCGGCTGCCGGGCGAGGTGCTCTTCCGAGCCGGCCGCCAGATCGGCCCGGCCCTGTTGACCGCGGGCGACGACCCGGCCGTGGACCAGGTGCTGAGCACCGCTCCACGGGTACGCGCCGGCGTCGTCGCCTACCTCGACGAGGTGGGCCTGGCCGAGCTCGATCGGATGGTCACCGCGTTCGGCGCCGGCCTCGCCGACCGGTTGCGGCCGGAACTCGACGACAGCGGCCCGGCCGTCCAGCAGGCCCTCGCCGTGGTGGCGGTGCGCACCGGACGCCTGGACCCGGTCGCTGCGCTGCGCTCCGCCGGCGCCGGCATCGACGAGCGTCTGCTGGCGATGCTGCTGCCCACCGGCCCCTGGCCGGCCGGGCTCGCCCTGCGGATCCTGTCGGTGCTCGGCGACCGGGCGCTGGTGCCGCCGGTGCTGGACGAACTGGAACAGACCGTGCTGGCCTGGCCCGCCACCGCCGAGCTGACCGACTACGCCGACCTCTGCCTGCGGCTCTCCGGCACCCGGGTGAGCCGGCCGGCGGAGCTGCGGATCGGCCTGGTGGCGGACGCCGACGAGTGGCCCGGACGCCTCCGCGGCGCCCGCGGCGCCCAGCGCGCGGCGGTGCGCGCCGACCTGCGCGAGTGGTTCGGCCGCCTCAACGAGGCGGAACGGGAGCTGGCCGACGCGTTGCTGCTGATCAAGGTCGGCGACAGGTCGGTCGTGGCACGTGCCGAGCTGATCATCGTGCGGCCCGCGTTGCGCCGCGCCTATTGCGCCGGGCTCGCCGAGTCGCTCCGCAAGGACCGGGGTGACCTCGCGGCCGCGGCGACCGCGCTGCGAACCCTGGACCAGTTGGCCAGGCTGAGGCCGTCCCCGCAGGTCGGTGACGCCTCGATCGAGCTCGACCGGGTGCTGCGGCGCACCCTCGGGCGGTGGGATGCCCGCCAGCAGCAGCGGCTCGTGCAGATGCTCGCGGCCAACGGCAAGAGTGAGCCGAGCGGGTTCGCCCGGCACTGGTTCCAGCAGGCACCGCCACGGTTGCTGGACCGCCTGCTGCGGCGCCGGCCGCAGGCGCCCGACCCGTCCGGATCGCGAAGGCGGTCGTTCTGA
- a CDS encoding TRAFAC clade GTPase domain-containing protein — translation MRTPYCPYCYHELPAQSVMYRCSGRIGRGGQRCETAIDPLLAAYTGDTTPKFPAFSARGRRRGHPACPQCGEVSFQRICGRCHNELPALFGEADTRLIALVGAKESGKTVYMTVLLHELQNRVGEQFGLSVMGADDHTKDMFQEEYEKRLYDQGVLVEATAPARADLNRRPFVFGISLTQRKWGVERLDRSLFSFFDTAGEDLRTKESVERNVRYLTAADGIVLMLDPLQMRAARSLAEPGAQLPTEPRAPDNPANVLARITELLHGALRTGRRGLIGKPIAVVFSKLDALDGTLPEDSVLLRDSPDREPLFDEADSAAVDREVRGLLAHWHGSGMETVLARNYETFRFFGVTALGSSPVRDDKGTRVSGYGVQSRRVQDPFLWLLQQFGTISKKKAQER, via the coding sequence ATGCGGACTCCGTACTGCCCGTACTGCTATCACGAGCTGCCCGCGCAGTCGGTCATGTATCGCTGCTCCGGCCGGATCGGCCGTGGCGGCCAGCGATGCGAGACAGCGATCGATCCACTGCTGGCCGCGTACACCGGCGACACCACGCCCAAGTTCCCCGCGTTCAGCGCCCGGGGGCGCCGGCGGGGCCATCCGGCCTGCCCGCAGTGCGGCGAGGTGAGCTTCCAGCGGATCTGCGGGCGTTGCCACAACGAGTTGCCGGCCCTCTTCGGCGAGGCGGACACCCGGCTGATCGCGCTGGTCGGCGCGAAGGAGAGCGGCAAGACCGTCTACATGACCGTGCTGCTGCACGAGCTGCAGAACCGGGTCGGCGAGCAGTTCGGGCTGTCCGTGATGGGCGCGGACGATCACACCAAGGACATGTTCCAGGAGGAGTACGAGAAACGGCTCTACGACCAGGGCGTACTGGTGGAGGCGACCGCCCCGGCCCGCGCCGACCTCAACCGCCGACCGTTCGTCTTCGGCATCTCCCTCACCCAGCGCAAGTGGGGCGTCGAGCGGCTCGATCGCAGCCTGTTCTCGTTCTTCGACACGGCCGGCGAGGATCTGCGGACCAAGGAGAGCGTCGAGCGCAACGTCCGCTACCTCACCGCGGCCGACGGCATCGTGCTCATGCTCGATCCGCTGCAGATGCGCGCCGCGCGGTCACTGGCCGAGCCGGGCGCGCAGCTGCCGACCGAGCCCCGGGCACCGGACAACCCGGCCAACGTCCTAGCGCGGATCACCGAGCTGCTGCACGGGGCGTTGCGGACCGGGCGCCGCGGGCTGATCGGCAAACCGATCGCTGTCGTGTTCTCCAAACTGGACGCGCTCGACGGCACCCTGCCGGAGGACAGCGTGCTGCTCCGCGACAGCCCGGACCGGGAGCCGCTCTTCGACGAGGCGGACAGCGCGGCGGTCGACCGGGAGGTCCGCGGCCTGCTGGCGCACTGGCACGGCAGCGGCATGGAGACGGTGCTGGCCCGCAACTACGAGACCTTCCGGTTCTTCGGCGTCACCGCGCTGGGCAGCAGCCCGGTCCGCGACGACAAGGGCACCCGGGTCTCCGGCTACGGCGTCCAGTCGCGCCGGGTGCAGGACCCGTTCCTCTGGCTGCTCCAGCAGTTCGGCACGATCTCCAAGAAGAAGGCCCAGGAGCGGTGA